A region from the Deltaproteobacteria bacterium genome encodes:
- a CDS encoding response regulator gives MPRRILVVDDEPDLVATLAYNLERQGYDVATASTGSAALAAARRDPAPDLVLLDLMLPDLPGTDVCRALRADPRTAHIPIVMLTAKGDEIDRVVGFELGADDYVVKPFSVRELMLRVRAVLHRARRGAADGGSASTFGCLRIDRE, from the coding sequence ATGCCCCGGCGGATCCTCGTGGTCGACGACGAACCGGATCTGGTCGCGACGCTCGCCTACAACCTCGAGCGCCAGGGGTACGACGTGGCGACGGCCTCCACCGGCAGCGCGGCGCTGGCGGCGGCGCGCCGCGATCCGGCGCCCGACCTGGTGCTCCTCGATCTGATGTTGCCCGACCTGCCGGGAACCGACGTGTGCCGCGCCCTGAGAGCGGACCCCCGCACGGCGCACATCCCGATCGTCATGCTGACCGCCAAGGGCGACGAGATCGACCGCGTCGTCGGCTTCGAACTCGGCGCGGACGACTACGTGGTCAAGCCGTTCAGCGTGCGGGAGCTGATGCTGCGCGTCCGCGCCGTGCTCCACCGCGCACGACGCGGCGCGGCCGACGGCGGCTCGGCGTCGACGTTTGGTTGCCTGCGCATCGACCGGGAGG